The DNA window TTCAAGCAATACCACTCGTACCGTCGCCGGATGTCGTCAGAGTTAACGTATCATCCTGTACACCGACCACCGTGCCGTTGGTGGTGGGTGGTAAGGTGGTAACCGTGAAGGAATTCCCACATATGGCGTTGCTGGGATGGCCTAAATTACGagtaggtattattattattttgaaaaagcataaatctattttaatattataaatgtgaaagtaactctgaccgtctgtctgtctttcacaaGCCGaatgctgaaccgaatttgatgggtATGAATCAAAATTGATCCTCAGTTTTGAGAACAGACGAAACTCATATATAGATTATGTTTGGTCTttcaataattactaataattatgatattttttattagatagtaagttttattttctgGAAAAACCTTATTCGACGGTGAacggtcaccactgcccatagaccaTTTGCTACACAAACTaggtaactaagatgttttatgtgcctgtatttacactgttTTACGATTTCAGTTCGGTGGATATTCCTGGAAATGTGGGGGGTCATTGGTGAGCAACCGGTACGTGTTGACAGCGGCTCACTGCGTTTACCAGGAGAGAGATAACACTGTTGTATCGTAAGTTACttcattacatattatgaaacaaagtcgcttactgctgtccctatgtattcttattgattcaagaggaaggtttatatgtataatacatgcacaatattgtaaagaaacactgattattttagaggtttctttGGTGATGTCGTAagcaaacaatttttttgtgcTTACACATCCAACGCTAGAAGCTcagatagcccagtggtaagaacttgtgcataattcatctcgtgcttggcggtgaaggaaaacatcgtgaggaaacctgcatgtgtctaattacatcgaaattctgccacatgtgcattccaccacctcgcattggaacagcgtgatggaatatgttccaaaacctctccttagtgggagaagaggccttagcccagcagtggggaatttacaggctgttattttacctttttttacatCAAAAGCTGGCTAAACTCTTTAATAAGatcttattttcgaagcgattttaagcaattcaGCATTAATCATAATTCAataaagtaccttaaatacattgtgaatTTAATATGAATCAATATGACCTAATTTGAAGCATTTAATTTATCTGAATATTGTCGAAGACATGACAGCTATAAGACACATCTAAACAAGCTTTGAACGTTGTGTATAATGACAGTCTGTAGTATGCTGAACtagtgcaaagccggggcggatccTTAGTGTAATATAATTCCTATGCATCGTGTCACAGTATATGGCTGTAAATTCGAAGCCctgcatttatttaatgaatcaaagttattgaaatatttagggATTTCAAGAATTTCTCAGCAGCAGTCAACCAACgtgacaatatttaatatactagcTACACTTACATCACATTAGTACAATAAGTGTGTGTATATCATcaagattacaaacatcgttagattacaatctatcttgacagattgtaatctgtcgacatattgtgaaccgtgaaatatgtttgcaatttaatgcattattttacgctatattgtaatctatcgaagttaaactgtcagattacaatctgtaccgcgtcaaattgtcaactgtcgaaaggtcttcctgattggccggtctTATTGTAAGAGACACCAATAATATGTGACATATATGCTAAggttaataaagaaatttgaaatttcCACTTTACTCTACCATAATATGCATGCATACCacgttatgtatatttatagtagatttattaattttgggtATACGATTTTGGGTGGGATAATCATGAACCTTATGATGCTTACCCTTTCTGCGTGCAGCAGAATCATGGGCATTGTAATATCTGGGTAGTAAGTCATTACtatatggtataaaacaaagtcgctttctctgtccccatattcctatatgtgcttaaatctttaaaacttttattttgatgcggttttaataaaacttttattttgatgcggatttttaatagattaggTGATTCGataggaaagtttttgtatatcgCCATATTTGTTAGAtgttaaaaaagcgtggagttactacctgttgacttcctaataggatatattaatttaaataattgtatttaactaatatgactttgtattctttaaatgttgaaaaagagtaactactgagtttcttgccggttcttctcggtagaatctactttccgaaccggtggtagctttacttaattgtaaaatgaccattcaaaagtccttgtaaaagcctatttgaataaaattttgatttttgattctgaagtcaacaggtattaactacacacttattatcatatataaaatcttgtgtcgaataatatacataatattgttgtaaatatactgtatatatttgaatattagcTAATATATAACAGTACCGTTTCTATATTCCCAGGGGTGCTCCAAGGGCTGTACAATTGGGCTCATCGTATCTGGACGACCCGACCGCTGTGGTTGTGAAGGTCGCCGCTGTCATTCGACATCCGAAGTACAAGCTGCCGAAGTCTTATTACGATCTTGCGATTGTCAAGATGGCTTCCACTGTCTCGTAAGTGTTACAAACAAGTCAAgtcaatatcatcatcatcatcatcattatcattatatagtatagaaCCTGCCTGAAATACTTTACTTTAGAATAAAgttctatactatgtaatgatcgcttgccgctgtctgtccctgtatATGCTTAGATAAAGatctataaaattttcaatgaatagattgattcaaaaggGTGGCTAATTTATGTATATCGAAGCAGCATGGTAATCCTGACTTAGTGGGCACATATTTTCTTTCGGTTCTGACATGATAGGGTACCTCAAGCAAAATAAAAGGTATAGATAGCGCTTCTCGAACAAACACTTCCGTTCTGTGACCGCTTTCAAATCAGCGTCAGCTCCCTTCCAACGGCCGAATCCAATCGTGATTCGGTGTGACGTCACCCTTGCGTTCGATTGTTGGTGGTTTTCGCCTACCCGCCTTCTGTTGGACTCGATTCTCCAagtatagtagagaaacattgataattctggagatctttattttttcttttatttgttcgtaataattttcttaattttatttattcgtaaataaacacatttgtttgcgcttacattgcaaacaatGACTGAACCTTACGTACCCTTTAAAGGTCTTCAAACACTACACGATAGTATATGTCTACATATGTCAATGAGCGCCATCTATCGTTACTGAGTTGAATGAATCGAATGTGGACTACGTTTCAAATATTCTCATTAAGACGTAATCTCTCAGCACACCTGATTTAAATGGGGCATATGACAGTTACTTAACCGTCTAGAATTTGTTATAGATTCTCAAACGTGATACGACCAGCTTGCTTGGGGATACCACCACCGCCAGGTGAACCCATCATCGCTAGTGGGTGGGGTAGAACTGAATTcggtaagtatattttttttgcttatttCTTTAGAACTTGATGGTTTGCATTTTTGCCGAAAAGCAGGGTCCCAATTAGTAGATTCATTGcactgattttaaatatttcaagattCAATGTTTTTAAGATTCAAATTCAATGCGTtttaacgcgtgcatcttaacccaggccagcaccgctgaaataaaatatgctcCCAAAATTATcaccaaagggagaggagatctCAGCCctgcagtggaaaatttacagacttactataatataattatttatacggaAATTATTTCAGGTGGAGAGCAATCACAGGAACTCCGCAGCGTTTCGGTGCCGGTTTGGGAGATGTCGGAATGCTACAGCGTCTTGGGTACGTCCAGAAAGATCCCAAACGGTCCATCGAGCGACAGCCAAATATGTGCTGGAGAAAAAAGAGGGGGGAAGGATACTTGTCAGGTAACAAGGTTCACCAATCCATTTTATGTTAAtctatttaagaaaaacacaagCAATTTACAAGTCTGATATGATATCCATCATAACTCTTATAGTTAGGGATAGTGTTGGTAGTTACCaggccgagatggtccagtggttaaaacgcgtgaacttaaccgatgatcgcagATTCAATACCAGACAAGCCAGTCAAGCCAGACAAGCCAGACAGTGgccttttctaaatatataaaatgtgttcTATATGaaaacatataagtatataaataggCATATAAATACTTGATAGCGAAATGCCGGTATCTTGGCGCTGGTGAAGTTACtcttaaacaaaatcaaaacctATGCCTGAATTAAAACGGCTCACGACAATGTCATTCATTAAAAtctatcttaatttataatcaagTTGATTTTTCTTACAGGGCGATTCTGGCGGCCCAGCACAAATCCAAGATGGCTGCATATGGCGTGTTGTTGCTGTCACCTCTCTGGGACGTTCTTGTGGGGCACCACACACGCCCGCTCTATACGCTCTGGTGCAACGAGCATTCATATCGGCTGTAGTGTTTGGTGAACAGGTGCAAAACAAACCATCATCAACGAATAGCAATCAACAAAGTAATAACAATCAATGGAACAATCAACAATATAACGGTAATCAACAAACCACCACAGAACGGAACAGGAATCAACAAACCAATAACAATCAATGGAACAATCAACAATGGAACGTTAATCAACAAACTACCACAGAACGAAACAGGAATCAACAAACCAATAACAATCAATGGAACAATCAACAATGGAACGGTAATCAACAAACCACTACAGAATGGAACAGGAATCAACAGAATACCGGACAATCAAGTAATAATCGTAGAAACGAACAAAACAACGGTAATATTTATCAATCGAATAACGGTAATCAACAAAGTTATCAAAATTCCAACggacaatataataacaaaagagGTACGACGATACGAACGGTTTACGACCGACCCGAGAATCATTACAGTGATTACGAGGACGATCGTATACCGGATTACCAAGCTGACGGTAATCCGTATTACAATGGTGGTAGAGCGTGGTGGACGTAATATTTGTGtctgtgtttgtgtgtgttaaTAAACGAGACTCAAGTATTGTTTAAAAGACTGTTACGAAATATATGATTCATAACTTTTAAGTTAAAATGTATGTCatagtattataattgtatttgtttatatttcgttaTAATTGTCAAgagatgtatatttatttggtggtaagaCTGTACCCACCTAGGTACCACCGCCATTTAATCTCTAGTTCATTCCACGAATAGAATTACTAGGGAAATAAATACCCTCATTTCATTGGTCAATGCGCGTCTAGAGATGAGACCATTACTGTATGTTTGACATTCCTAACACAtgattatagtacgacacaagttagatgaAGCATCGgtgaattcaataaaaccgattaccgcCGATTTACTCAACCAATAGATATAGCTCCCTACCGcgacattcgacgctattcgtcgctatagactctcgcgtcagttcaacccgagacagcgagtgcgtatAAGTCGACATGTcagattgacgaatatattaggtcatatgatattacaagttataacgtttgtgtaaagatcatattcacataagaaataaatgttgatactTTGGGATAgcctacttaattcggatgtgatcggttttacgaattttgccgatgctacatccaagttttgtcgtactatacgttattTGTATTAACACGTTCgctgaaatatttttctatttttccaTTCCCACTGGAtggggcgtttaagacctcgtatgaaaactactATAATACCAGTACAAGACTTCCTAGCCCCTGTAATGTTTAGGAATAAAACTCGATGTGGTGTGATGCTGTGATgtgatagatttttatttcttcagtgcggtaCACGGTCAAAGAGACCCCGTATTATATAGGCACACGATatcattttgttttcaatagtcatcatataaatatttatcaatttcttACAATATCGGCGGCAGCTAGGCTGAGCGATAGAATTGTCCTTTTCTGTGTTCGGTGGTACGGGGTGCCTcacgattaattaaaataacacgcGGTATAGCGACAGAAGTTTTATTACGGATTTACAACTTTGTTCTTAAGTAGGTAAACCGACAGCTTCGCCTTGGAGGTGTGGGCTGGTCAGTGACTCAAACGCAAGTGTCGTTATCCATCCCGCATACTCTCCAACACGACTCTGTCCACGTGACTTTAACATTCCGTGACGTCACCGCGTTTACCCGctactataataatcatataagcTTCTCATAATCAAAATGATTGGCTTTCCACGACATATCAAATAGATGTTGCTGCCTTCCCCAACAGAGAAGTCTCTACACATACGAGGTGGATTAGACCTCGCTCCGCATTAAACGTGTTAACGAATATACACTCGAGGACGGTATCATTTGGGTGATCGTTTCGTGAAATGAAGTTTGGACCACGAAACAACACTTGATGTGTTCTGAATGTTGAGTCAGTGTTACACGAATACAGAAACTTAATTAGTAGGGTGAATTTGTTGCAACAGTGCCAATATATGTGGTCGGTACTTACTGTACTTGGCCAAATATTCAGACTGCCTTTCAATATGgataattaaatatgatgtgtatttgtttgtaaaataaataattattttagctgaaattaaataattttacatggatttcaattgactttttttttatatatagcatGTTCTTCTACAAGGCGTAGCTCTGAAGCTGCTCTTCACTTGAACTGACAGATCTGAAGacagaaataaaacacataCTACTTTAGTTTCTTAGCGAGTTCATAAGTCAATTCAGCcatatttcacatttattttattaatataattgatattcttaataatttcataagtttttaatgaatacagtataataatatattatttatttactgtgttgatttaattttaaatatctatgcTCGACGCCTGATAGAATATAAAAGCTAATTTGCGATcgcaaataaaaaaactattttttaatgacaGGCGTTCAGTCACCatagacttttttattatactagtGACACGCCCAGGCTTTGCActagtgcaatgctgatactaaatatactacagaatgtcttgtGAAGTTCACTGTTTTTTAAGTGACGATACGTCCCTGtgttttaaatctgtaaaatctgcgaaaatattcatttaaattacacgcTATAATGGATTGCCATgccatattgatttaatttgattgcacaatgtatttaatgtGCCTAATTAGATAAGGATTGATGGTGTACTGATTAAAagcgcttcgaaaataagccattatttctcagTACCACACATTAACTGTTCACTGTGGGTTATGCATATAGAtccgagatggcgcagtggtttgaacgtttgcatcttaaccgatggttccgggttcaaacccaggcaagcactactgaattttcatgtgcttaatttgtgtttaaaaattcattccatgctcggcggtgaaggaaaacatcgtgatgaaacctgcattgTTCCACCGACCaacattggaacaacgtggtggaatatgttccaagccttctcaaaggaggccttagccgtaaccgcaaaaaaatgtttttatttacgacatcactttgacaactattattatcaatgtttatttactattaaaataaaaaaatccaattttactaattcttttaaaaaaataattattttaataattttcacggCCGACCCACGAGCATTGAATAAAGGATTTCGACGAAATCCACTTCCCATTTAAATAAGCCAGATCACGTTTTGTTTCAACATATcataaacttttatattgaataaatttattacttaaataaaatatacattcaaaatGGGAAATTGAAACTAAAACAACACCATGATTTTAAACATTGTTCTCACACTtggtaagttttatttataagtttaagcCATTTAATTTAAGCCATTTAATagctgtaaatattttatataaatttaaatatgtaaatatcctATTGATcctatttaatttacttggtgatagggctttgtgcaagcccgtttgggtaggtaccacccactcatcagttattctaccgccaaataacagtactcagtattgttgccagtgtaactacagccacaagggccataacatctAGTTcaaaaggttggtggcacattgacgatgtaaggaatagttactatttcttacagcgtcattgtctgtgggtgatggtgaccacttaccatccggtggcccatatgctcgtccgccaacctataccataaaaaaaatcctacttCTTGGTTTATCAATTTGAGACGGTTTGGATCTACTTCCACCACGTTGGTCCAAttaccatcgtgaggaaaccgacaaatgtaggtttcctcgcgatgttctTCAttaagcacgaaatgaattatatcatcatcatcataatcatcatcatcatcatcatcatcatcatcagcccgtttttgtccactgctggacttaggcctctcccagtgcacgccactgtggacttcctccggctactcgcatccagctcctgcctgccgccttgcatgcattatatacaaatcaagtatatagaaattaaaatgaatggattcataatgattttttttcctttcagTCTTCTTTTCAAATCACCAGTTAATAGAAGGTCACTTTGATAATACGGATTCGGCA is part of the Vanessa cardui chromosome 30, ilVanCard2.1, whole genome shotgun sequence genome and encodes:
- the LOC124542289 gene encoding uncharacterized protein LOC124542289, which codes for MLRTVSAIFLIVLISDVRTQFYDFFSAFQPSHPTLRPFQFDVTTKRPRTDQRTTSKHRTAAPFQFDELDRDGDKQKHKQNSQIIFGASHVTTVKPLKKATTRSSQSYDINSNREASRNKTPKERVVSAIKPNKRPVIDNARTANSRTYSYSEALQAANRDTFNERITFEDGKRNTIINYETSRQGYTTKSYYQDYDSRKYPNAYHTTQYPFTIRPGVKPAVVSGPPITNKPPTQRPSFGPKPIPDDTTVSPELIIGPNEDFMSTVEKKRYIEMAEKMCDKYKALDITQIQAIPLVPSPDVVRVNVSSCTPTTVPLVVGGKVVTVKEFPHMALLGWPKLRFGGYSWKCGGSLVSNRYVLTAAHCVYQERDNTVVSGAPRAVQLGSSYLDDPTAVVVKVAAVIRHPKYKLPKSYYDLAIVKMASTVSFSNVIRPACLGIPPPPGEPIIASGWGRTEFGGEQSQELRSVSVPVWEMSECYSVLGTSRKIPNGPSSDSQICAGEKRGGKDTCQGDSGGPAQIQDGCIWRVVAVTSLGRSCGAPHTPALYALVQRAFISAVVFGEQVQNKPSSTNSNQQSNNNQWNNQQYNGNQQTTTERNRNQQTNNNQWNNQQWNVNQQTTTERNRNQQTNNNQWNNQQWNGNQQTTTEWNRNQQNTGQSSNNRRNEQNNGNIYQSNNGNQQSYQNSNGQYNNKRGTTIRTVYDRPENHYSDYEDDRIPDYQADGNPYYNGGRAWWT